Proteins from a genomic interval of Phycisphaerae bacterium:
- a CDS encoding sodium:solute symporter yields the protein MPPVDQQQLAGLDWIFVGVYFLIVMGIGFYFARKNKTTTDYFLASRHAGWIAVGSAMFAANISSEHFVGLAGAGYYSGFAVSQYELFAAVACMILGWVFLPFYIRSGVFTMPEFLERRYNRQCRTYLTVISLISYVITKIAVTLYAGALFLNLLFGWDLYTSSLMLVVATGIYTVAGGLAAVIYTELMQAFVLIGGAVALTWIGLDKVGGLSALIDFAPKEHWSMLKPASHPDYPWSGMIFGLPILGIWYWCTDQYIVQRALGAKNVDHARGGAILAGFLKILPMFLLVFPGIIALKLFPGVEKSNTIYPQLTMLLPVGIKGLVIAGLFAAIMSSLAACFNSCGTLFTMDLYKPRRPRASERELVNVGRAVTLVMVVVAILYVPFLERLGGSKLFEYLQKIQAYISPPIAAVFLLGVFYKRFNGRGALAALYTGFVIGVLRFLLELAMSVGGWKLGAIEPLITMNFLHFAILMFAVCVAVLVAVSLATPAQSDQQLHGLTFATTPKDAHAVAIADSTRLGRRVTILGTIALIAILLALWALFYVIIPLRIAH from the coding sequence ATGCCACCCGTCGATCAACAGCAGCTAGCCGGTCTCGATTGGATCTTCGTCGGCGTGTATTTCCTTATTGTGATGGGGATCGGCTTCTACTTCGCCCGCAAGAACAAGACCACGACCGACTATTTCCTCGCCAGCCGCCACGCCGGATGGATCGCCGTCGGCAGCGCCATGTTCGCCGCCAACATCTCCTCCGAGCACTTCGTCGGTCTCGCCGGCGCGGGTTATTACAGCGGATTCGCCGTCTCTCAATATGAACTCTTCGCGGCCGTGGCCTGCATGATCCTGGGATGGGTCTTTCTCCCGTTTTACATCCGCAGCGGCGTCTTCACCATGCCGGAGTTCCTCGAACGACGCTACAACCGACAGTGTCGCACCTACCTGACGGTCATTAGCCTGATCTCCTACGTAATCACGAAGATCGCCGTGACGCTGTACGCCGGGGCTCTCTTCCTCAATCTGCTTTTCGGCTGGGACTTGTATACATCGAGTCTGATGCTCGTCGTGGCGACCGGGATTTACACCGTCGCCGGTGGCCTGGCGGCGGTCATCTACACAGAGCTGATGCAGGCCTTCGTGCTGATCGGCGGGGCCGTCGCGCTGACGTGGATCGGGCTGGACAAGGTCGGCGGACTTTCCGCCTTGATCGATTTCGCCCCCAAAGAACACTGGTCGATGCTCAAGCCGGCCAGTCATCCCGATTATCCATGGTCGGGGATGATCTTCGGCCTGCCGATTCTCGGAATCTGGTACTGGTGTACGGATCAGTACATCGTCCAGCGGGCGTTGGGCGCGAAGAATGTTGACCACGCCCGCGGCGGGGCCATCCTGGCGGGGTTCCTCAAAATCCTCCCCATGTTCCTACTGGTCTTTCCGGGCATCATCGCGCTCAAGCTCTTCCCCGGCGTGGAAAAATCGAACACGATTTACCCGCAGCTTACGATGCTCCTGCCAGTCGGGATCAAGGGTCTGGTCATCGCCGGTCTCTTCGCGGCAATCATGTCGTCATTGGCGGCGTGTTTCAACTCGTGCGGCACGCTTTTTACCATGGACTTATACAAGCCCCGTCGTCCCCGCGCGTCCGAACGCGAATTGGTGAACGTCGGCCGCGCCGTGACGCTGGTCATGGTGGTTGTCGCCATCCTTTACGTGCCTTTCCTGGAGAGGCTGGGCGGCAGCAAACTGTTCGAGTACCTTCAAAAAATTCAAGCCTACATCAGCCCTCCGATCGCCGCCGTGTTCCTGCTCGGCGTTTTCTATAAGCGATTCAACGGACGGGGCGCGCTCGCGGCCCTCTACACCGGATTCGTCATCGGGGTGCTTCGTTTTCTACTGGAATTGGCGATGAGCGTCGGCGGATGGAAGCTCGGCGCGATCGAGCCGCTCATCACCATGAACTTCCTGCACTTCGCCATCCTGATGTTCGCCGTCTGCGTCGCCGTGCTTGTCGCCGTCAGCCTCGCGACGCCGGCCCAATCCGACCAGCAGCTCCACGGGCTGACTTTCGCAACGACGCCGAAGGACGCCCACGCCGTCGCCATCGCCGACAGCACCCGGCTCGGCCGCCGCGTGACGATCCTCGGAACCATCGCCCTGATCGCCATATTGTTGGCCCTCTGGGCGCTGTTCTACGTGATCATCCCGCTACGGATTGCACACTAG
- the rlmN gene encoding 23S rRNA (adenine(2503)-C(2))-methyltransferase RlmN, giving the protein MPVDVKAALHHRCAKMVHRGVTGVDVLGTTFAGIREALAPPAGRVVALRREYANLLRGQDGNGELRADLLPVVREHRDGELIKFVQKRPDGLETESVIIPMAGRGRKWNTLCVSSQVGCAMGCTFCETAQLGKLAQLPAAEIVGQVVAARRHFAADIRNVVFMGMGEPFDNFDEVIQAVRVLTDTCGLSMGMSHITISTVGRVEGIRKLAALGWRRINLAVSLNAPNDAIRSRIMPINRVEPMGMLREAMLAYPLRKCQFLMIEYVLIPGVNDARDHAEELAEYLRPIQCCVNVIPYNPRRESPYEAPTEAQVWAFLDQLEAAGQFCKRRVTKGRDFMAACGQLGNRALSRRAMPVALNCE; this is encoded by the coding sequence ATGCCCGTCGATGTGAAGGCCGCACTTCACCATAGATGTGCTAAGATGGTGCATCGAGGTGTTACGGGCGTGGACGTACTCGGAACGACTTTTGCGGGAATTCGAGAGGCCCTTGCGCCGCCGGCGGGGCGCGTGGTGGCCTTGCGCCGGGAATACGCCAACCTTCTCCGAGGGCAGGACGGCAACGGCGAATTGCGGGCCGATCTGCTCCCCGTTGTTCGCGAACATCGCGACGGCGAGTTGATCAAATTCGTCCAGAAGCGGCCCGATGGCCTCGAGACCGAGAGCGTCATCATCCCCATGGCCGGTCGGGGGCGGAAGTGGAATACACTCTGCGTTTCTTCGCAGGTCGGTTGCGCGATGGGCTGCACATTTTGCGAAACGGCGCAGCTGGGCAAGCTGGCGCAGCTTCCGGCCGCAGAGATCGTCGGGCAGGTCGTCGCCGCACGACGCCACTTCGCCGCCGATATTCGCAATGTCGTCTTCATGGGGATGGGCGAGCCGTTCGACAACTTCGACGAGGTGATCCAGGCCGTCCGCGTCCTGACCGACACCTGCGGCCTGTCGATGGGTATGTCGCACATCACGATCTCGACGGTGGGGCGCGTCGAGGGAATTCGCAAGCTGGCGGCCCTCGGCTGGCGACGGATCAACCTCGCCGTCTCGCTTAATGCGCCAAACGACGCGATTCGATCGCGGATCATGCCGATCAACCGCGTGGAGCCGATGGGGATGCTGCGAGAGGCGATGCTGGCGTACCCACTGCGGAAGTGTCAGTTTTTGATGATCGAGTATGTGCTGATCCCCGGCGTGAACGACGCGCGGGACCATGCGGAAGAACTGGCGGAATATCTGCGGCCGATTCAGTGCTGCGTCAATGTCATCCCATACAATCCGCGGCGCGAGTCGCCGTACGAAGCGCCGACGGAGGCGCAAGTGTGGGCGTTCCTTGATCAACTGGAGGCGGCCGGGCAGTTCTGCAAGCGGCGCGTGACCAAGGGACGCGACTTCATGGCGGCGTGCGGACAACTCGGTAATCGGGCGCTGTCGCGGCGGGCCATGCCGGTGGCCCTGAATTGCGAATGA